A window of Streptomyces marispadix contains these coding sequences:
- a CDS encoding tyrosine-type recombinase/integrase yields MLTYDVRIYGIELRRDRPKPYRLRWLVGQRKHSKSYKLKPQADGRRAELMSALRLGEQFDEESGLPVSELRARKNSITWYEHTRAFIDRKWDSAPAKSRKNFADALATITPALVRTQAGRPDTRVLRRALYGWAYNKNRWDGELSAGTWKEEPPPEIEKALSWITKHSLPVARLEDTEVVRLALDALALKLDGTPAAARTAQRKRACLSDVLGLAVEKKYFTVPVNPLKAVQWVAPKSVQEVDPESVANPRQVRTLISGVREQGPRGEHLAAFFGCLYHAAMRPAEAAALKRAQCHLPESGWGTLTLRHGVVRAGRGWTDDGRAHEQRGLKARAAKDSRLVPIPPHFVRTLRAHLDKFGTAPDGRLFRTSRGGVLQETGYGEVWARAREKALTDEEAASLLARRPYDLRHAGVSFWLSSGVDAMEVARRAGHSIAVLHRVYAKVLAQTREIANRRIDAAMREWGEPE; encoded by the coding sequence ATGCTCACGTACGACGTACGGATCTACGGGATCGAGCTGCGCCGTGACCGTCCCAAGCCATACCGGCTCCGATGGCTTGTGGGTCAGCGGAAGCACTCGAAGAGCTACAAGCTCAAGCCGCAAGCAGACGGCAGGCGAGCCGAGTTGATGTCCGCTCTCCGGCTCGGCGAGCAGTTCGATGAGGAGTCGGGGCTGCCAGTATCCGAGCTGCGTGCCCGGAAGAACTCCATCACCTGGTATGAGCACACTCGGGCCTTCATCGACCGGAAGTGGGACAGCGCTCCGGCGAAGTCACGGAAGAACTTCGCTGACGCGCTCGCCACCATCACACCGGCCCTGGTGAGGACCCAAGCAGGACGGCCGGACACCAGGGTTCTCCGCCGTGCCCTGTACGGCTGGGCGTACAACAAGAACCGCTGGGACGGCGAACTGAGCGCCGGGACGTGGAAGGAAGAGCCACCTCCCGAGATCGAAAAGGCGCTGAGCTGGATCACGAAGCATTCCCTGCCGGTCGCGCGCCTCGAAGACACCGAGGTCGTCCGTCTCGCGCTGGACGCGCTGGCTTTGAAGCTCGACGGCACGCCTGCTGCGGCTCGTACGGCTCAGCGCAAGCGAGCCTGCCTCAGCGACGTGCTGGGACTCGCGGTCGAGAAGAAGTACTTCACGGTTCCCGTGAACCCCCTCAAAGCCGTGCAGTGGGTCGCCCCCAAATCCGTTCAGGAGGTCGACCCCGAGAGCGTCGCAAACCCCCGCCAGGTACGAACCCTCATCTCAGGCGTACGCGAACAAGGCCCGCGTGGCGAGCACTTGGCCGCCTTCTTCGGCTGCCTCTACCACGCCGCGATGCGGCCGGCTGAAGCCGCGGCTCTGAAGCGTGCGCAGTGCCACCTCCCCGAGTCCGGCTGGGGGACGCTCACGCTCCGGCACGGTGTCGTCCGAGCCGGCCGGGGGTGGACCGACGACGGTCGCGCGCACGAACAGAGGGGGCTGAAGGCCCGCGCGGCGAAGGATTCACGTCTCGTGCCGATCCCGCCCCACTTCGTTCGGACGCTTCGGGCGCATCTGGACAAATTCGGGACCGCTCCGGATGGCCGGCTCTTCCGTACGAGCCGCGGCGGAGTCCTTCAGGAGACCGGCTACGGCGAGGTGTGGGCACGGGCCCGAGAGAAGGCGCTCACCGACGAAGAGGCTGCGTCTCTACTTGCCCGCCGCCCGTACGACCTCCGTCACGCTGGCGTGTCGTTCTGGCTCAGCTCGGGTGTGGACGCGATGGAGGTCGCGCGCCGGGCGGGGCACAGCATCGCGGTGCTCCATCGGGTGTACGCCAAGGTGCTGGCGCAGACGCGAGAGATCGCCAACCGACGTATCGATGCCGCGATGCGCGAGTGGGGTGAGCCCGAGTAG
- a CDS encoding YajQ family cyclic di-GMP-binding protein encodes MADSSFDIVSKVERQEVDNAINQASKEISQRYDFRGVDASVAWSGDKIEMRANAEERVKAVLDILQSKLIKRGISLKALDAGEPQSSGKEYKIFASLKEGIAQDEAKKIAKVIRDEGPKGVKAQVQGDELRVSSKSRDHLQEIIALLKGKDFDFPLQFVNYR; translated from the coding sequence ATGGCCGACTCCAGTTTCGACATCGTCTCGAAGGTCGAGCGGCAGGAGGTCGACAACGCCATCAACCAGGCCTCCAAGGAGATCTCGCAGCGCTACGACTTCCGTGGCGTGGACGCCTCGGTCGCATGGTCGGGCGACAAGATCGAGATGCGTGCCAACGCCGAGGAGCGGGTGAAGGCCGTGCTCGACATCCTCCAGTCCAAGTTGATCAAGCGCGGCATCTCCCTCAAGGCGCTGGACGCCGGCGAACCTCAGTCGTCCGGCAAGGAGTACAAGATCTTCGCTTCCCTGAAGGAGGGCATCGCCCAGGACGAGGCCAAGAAGATCGCGAAGGTCATCCGCGACGAGGGCCCCAAGGGCGTCAAGGCCCAGGTGCAGGGCGACGAGCTGCGTGTCTCTTCCAAGAGCCGCGATCATCTCCAGGAGATCATCGCGCTGTTGAAGGGGAAGGACTTCGACTTCCCGCTCCAGTTCGTCAACTACCGGTGA
- a CDS encoding helix-turn-helix transcriptional regulator, whose product MAQPKMLKLSEVLEEIDMSRAAFYRMRARGKAPKLIKLPNGQIRCRRSDLDAWWATCEEQAA is encoded by the coding sequence ATGGCACAGCCCAAGATGCTCAAGCTCTCGGAAGTCCTCGAAGAGATCGACATGAGCCGCGCTGCCTTCTACCGCATGCGCGCCCGCGGCAAGGCACCCAAGCTCATCAAGCTCCCCAATGGTCAAATCCGCTGCCGTCGCAGCGATCTCGACGCCTGGTGGGCGACCTGCGAAGAGCAAGCCGCCTAG
- a CDS encoding DUF3631 domain-containing protein, with translation MAVELHKPDDVQDGVIDAEVVEPGTMDRLKDAYAVQRVRVAARLRRWYAAEDLTEEKIYAKAVERLRLRKQAKDDRIVAEVARIRTQLGQAKARARAHEAAGGESMSHTYEIERLSGELAAAEARVEIRAGDGRKSTAADVPVPTAKDLSHERWVRKAKRAGATAAVGFGWLQLAAADFLVGLGVSGVAIPVAWWYLAREDDDLDETDIQEHDEEVEQLAGAESTSAPAASADTAVEGEPYLPPTLADAGKVSLVKRDSARVRGELDLITALVKAGIIRADQKGETHVVGVIQPAGPGWTATIELPRGVKAETAVSKVADLASSLRIKKTRIEMKADTSEDGHEGRFVLWVANEDNPYGSGITPSPLIEAPAWDFWKQGVPLGSDARAVLQTMYLLWSSLLIGGLMGYGKSYLARLVAAAAALDPTMRIIVVTGKTGPDWAPLRHIAHRWIAGADPGTIRSVLDLMESTIGEMQDRGTELDRLYEENPEAVPEGKITPELAKRGMGPVLLLVDELQELLDGAALVQVPIEDEFADEGRRPKTRSGKDLMVEGFARYVRVTRFVGGMGVFITQRPDANSVPTALREVCAKRGSFRVKGDRSARMVLGDDAVAAGAAPHMLGEDSKGVVVLDQGAEEGHVTLKSHVITLPEFKDICLRGRDLRIDAGTLTGDAVEYGKAAAAAADARRLLEDCRTVLDAAGLDRVRTERLIDLLTAHHPGRYGELTTARLQSRLREAGAGTTRKIGAVDGKANANGYLRDQFDGTGK, from the coding sequence ATGGCAGTGGAACTGCACAAGCCGGACGACGTACAGGACGGCGTGATCGACGCCGAAGTCGTCGAGCCCGGCACGATGGACCGGCTCAAGGATGCCTACGCCGTGCAGCGCGTCCGCGTCGCGGCCCGGCTGCGCCGCTGGTACGCCGCGGAGGATCTGACTGAGGAGAAGATCTACGCCAAGGCCGTTGAACGGCTGCGGCTGCGCAAGCAGGCAAAGGACGACCGCATCGTCGCTGAGGTCGCTCGCATCCGCACCCAGCTCGGCCAGGCCAAGGCCCGCGCCCGCGCTCACGAGGCTGCGGGCGGTGAGTCGATGAGCCACACCTATGAGATCGAGCGTCTCTCCGGTGAACTGGCCGCCGCTGAGGCCCGCGTGGAGATCCGTGCCGGGGACGGCCGCAAGAGCACTGCCGCTGATGTGCCCGTACCGACCGCGAAGGACCTCAGTCACGAGCGGTGGGTCCGCAAAGCCAAGCGCGCCGGGGCGACGGCCGCTGTCGGCTTCGGCTGGCTCCAGCTTGCCGCCGCCGACTTCCTCGTCGGCCTCGGCGTCTCCGGTGTGGCCATCCCCGTGGCCTGGTGGTACCTCGCCCGGGAAGACGACGACCTCGACGAGACCGACATCCAGGAGCACGACGAGGAAGTCGAGCAACTCGCCGGCGCCGAGTCGACCAGCGCCCCGGCCGCTTCCGCGGACACCGCTGTGGAGGGTGAGCCGTACCTGCCGCCGACCCTCGCCGATGCGGGCAAGGTCTCCCTCGTCAAGCGCGATTCCGCCCGCGTGCGGGGCGAGTTGGACCTCATCACCGCGCTGGTGAAGGCCGGGATCATCCGGGCTGACCAGAAGGGCGAGACCCACGTCGTCGGCGTCATCCAGCCCGCCGGGCCGGGCTGGACGGCCACCATCGAACTGCCCCGTGGCGTCAAGGCCGAGACGGCCGTCAGCAAGGTCGCCGACCTCGCCTCCTCCCTGCGGATCAAGAAGACCCGGATCGAGATGAAGGCCGACACCTCCGAGGACGGCCATGAAGGCCGGTTCGTGCTGTGGGTCGCCAACGAGGACAACCCCTACGGCAGCGGCATCACCCCGTCGCCGCTGATCGAGGCCCCCGCCTGGGACTTCTGGAAGCAGGGCGTCCCGCTCGGCTCGGACGCCCGCGCCGTGCTGCAGACGATGTACCTGCTGTGGTCCTCGCTGCTGATCGGCGGCCTGATGGGCTACGGCAAGTCCTACCTCGCCCGGCTCGTCGCCGCCGCCGCCGCGCTCGACCCGACGATGCGGATCATCGTCGTCACCGGCAAGACGGGCCCGGACTGGGCACCGCTGCGGCACATCGCGCACCGCTGGATCGCCGGGGCCGATCCCGGCACGATCCGCAGCGTCCTGGACCTGATGGAGTCGACCATCGGCGAGATGCAGGACCGGGGCACCGAACTGGACCGCCTGTACGAGGAGAACCCCGAGGCCGTACCGGAAGGGAAGATCACCCCGGAACTCGCGAAGCGGGGCATGGGCCCGGTCCTCCTGCTCGTCGACGAGCTCCAGGAGCTCCTGGACGGCGCCGCGCTCGTCCAGGTCCCCATCGAGGACGAGTTCGCCGACGAAGGACGGCGCCCCAAGACCCGCTCCGGCAAGGACCTCATGGTCGAGGGCTTCGCCCGCTACGTACGCGTCACCCGCTTCGTCGGCGGCATGGGCGTCTTCATCACCCAGCGGCCCGACGCCAACTCGGTGCCGACCGCGCTGCGGGAGGTCTGCGCGAAGCGCGGCAGCTTCCGCGTGAAGGGCGACCGGTCCGCCCGCATGGTCCTCGGCGACGACGCCGTCGCGGCCGGCGCCGCCCCGCACATGCTCGGAGAGGACTCCAAGGGCGTCGTCGTCCTCGACCAGGGCGCCGAGGAAGGACACGTGACCCTCAAGTCCCACGTGATCACGCTCCCCGAGTTCAAGGACATCTGCCTGCGAGGCCGCGATCTGCGCATCGACGCAGGGACGTTGACCGGCGACGCCGTCGAGTACGGCAAGGCTGCCGCCGCTGCGGCCGACGCCCGCCGACTCCTGGAGGACTGCCGCACCGTCCTGGATGCGGCCGGTCTCGACCGCGTCCGCACCGAGCGGCTCATAGACCTCCTGACCGCCCACCACCCCGGCCGGTACGGAGAGCTGACCACCGCCCGGCTCCAGTCCCGCCTGCGCGAAGCGGGCGCCGGCACCACCCGGAAGATCGGCGCCGTCGACGGCAAGGCCAACGCCAACGGCTACCTTCGCGACCAGTTCGACGGAACCGGCAAATAG
- a CDS encoding DUF6114 domain-containing protein, protein MLLSRPRNRGDGGRAPLGAWLDDRLPWPGSRAAARNWRRRRPFWAGLLLMASGAELIAVPLSPFGVLVSLGVGGIAAMAIGLALILAGGFLWAAPHARAYVSLNALLLSVLSFAATNLGGFVLGTALGIAGSAMGFGWTPGPDAARKYASDTGCSRDAGAGADTDADSGTGTDGGAARVEGDGGPGDGPSARSAAARFRSARRALAVALPLSFLGAFAGPAAPEAHAVAATAGDAGPPPAANTPATITTSRFTPEGFTFAGTEEVRTAKAR, encoded by the coding sequence ATGCTACTGAGCCGCCCGCGCAACCGCGGCGACGGAGGCCGGGCACCTCTGGGCGCCTGGCTCGACGACCGTCTGCCCTGGCCCGGGTCGCGTGCCGCAGCCCGCAACTGGCGGCGACGGCGGCCGTTCTGGGCCGGTCTGCTGCTGATGGCCTCCGGAGCGGAGCTGATCGCCGTGCCGCTCTCCCCGTTCGGTGTGCTGGTCAGCCTGGGCGTCGGCGGGATCGCGGCGATGGCGATCGGGCTCGCGCTCATCCTGGCCGGGGGCTTCCTGTGGGCTGCTCCGCATGCGCGGGCGTACGTGAGCCTGAATGCTCTGCTGCTGTCCGTACTGTCGTTCGCTGCGACGAACCTCGGAGGCTTCGTGCTGGGTACGGCGCTGGGCATCGCGGGCAGCGCGATGGGCTTCGGCTGGACGCCCGGGCCGGACGCGGCGCGCAAGTACGCGTCGGACACGGGGTGTTCGCGGGACGCGGGCGCGGGCGCCGATACGGATGCCGACTCGGGCACCGGTACGGACGGCGGGGCCGCCCGGGTGGAGGGTGACGGAGGGCCGGGAGACGGGCCGTCGGCACGGTCCGCAGCGGCGCGGTTTCGTTCAGCACGGCGTGCCCTCGCCGTCGCACTGCCGCTCTCCTTCCTCGGCGCCTTCGCGGGACCAGCCGCCCCCGAGGCGCACGCCGTTGCCGCCACCGCGGGCGACGCGGGACCGCCCCCGGCGGCGAACACCCCGGCCACCATCACCACTTCGCGGTTCACCCCTGAGGGCTTCACCTTCGCCGGTACGGAGGAGGTCCGCACGGCGAAGGCCCGCTGA
- a CDS encoding SDR family oxidoreductase — translation MRRSGLRSVYGRRLFITGAAGGIGRATALRAAAEGAELFLTDIDQAGLDATAEEIRTRGGAVRHAEAADITDHPAVRAMAERVHARSGPMDVVMNVAGVSAWGTVQSLEHRHWRSMVEVNLMGPIHVIESFLPPMVAAGRGGHLVNVSSAAGLIGLPWHAAYSAGKFGLRGVSEVLRFDLRRHGIGVSLVCPGAVRTPLTDTVEIAGLDKNSPAFKRLRDRFAELAATPEAVAEAILDGVHKNRYLVHTSGLIRAVHAAQRVLPPLYVLAMRALNRAADKALAQVPPPAPGRRSTE, via the coding sequence ATGCGAAGGTCCGGGCTCCGAAGCGTCTACGGCCGCCGCCTGTTCATCACGGGAGCCGCCGGCGGCATCGGACGCGCCACCGCACTGCGCGCGGCCGCGGAAGGCGCCGAACTGTTCCTCACCGACATCGATCAGGCAGGGCTGGACGCCACCGCCGAGGAGATACGCACGCGCGGCGGCGCCGTCCGCCATGCCGAGGCAGCCGACATCACCGATCACCCGGCCGTCCGCGCCATGGCCGAGCGCGTCCACGCCCGGTCCGGCCCCATGGACGTGGTGATGAACGTCGCCGGCGTCTCCGCCTGGGGCACCGTGCAGTCGCTGGAGCACCGCCACTGGCGCTCGATGGTGGAGGTCAACCTGATGGGACCGATCCACGTCATCGAGTCCTTCCTCCCTCCCATGGTCGCGGCGGGCCGCGGCGGCCACCTCGTCAACGTCTCCTCGGCCGCCGGGCTGATCGGGCTCCCATGGCACGCGGCGTACAGCGCAGGCAAGTTCGGGCTCCGCGGCGTCTCCGAGGTGCTCCGCTTCGATCTGCGCCGGCACGGCATCGGCGTCAGCCTCGTATGCCCCGGAGCAGTACGTACGCCTCTGACCGACACGGTGGAGATCGCCGGCCTCGACAAGAACAGCCCCGCGTTCAAGCGGCTCCGCGACCGCTTCGCCGAACTCGCCGCCACCCCCGAGGCGGTGGCGGAGGCGATCCTGGACGGCGTACACAAGAACCGCTACCTGGTGCACACTTCGGGCCTCATACGCGCCGTACACGCCGCCCAGCGCGTCCTGCCCCCGCTGTACGTACTCGCCATGCGAGCGCTGAACAGAGCCGCGGACAAGGCACTCGCACAGGTACCGCCGCCCGCGCCCGGACGAAGGAGCACCGAGTGA
- a CDS encoding DNA primase family protein, with amino-acid sequence MTLAATEEIPAPSNPMAVARYVAADWASPDGDMLRRRWRGSWMHWNRTRWTELDDQQVRAELYKRLEHCVYVSGEKDGLPILSDWAPTKQKIGNLLDALSALTLMPHEVDAPAWLTEPDRHGDSPIVACENGLLRVRDRELLPLSPEFFNLVSVPYTYNATATAPTWERFLHQLWPEDPQSIEALQEWFGYVLSGRTDQQKVMLIVGPTRSGKGTIARVLAELVGRGNMAGPTLAGLGSNFGLSSLLGKPLAVISDARLSGNNSGQVVERLLTISGEDTIDVDRKFRDPWVGKLPTRLMILSNELPNFGDSSGVIARRFIVLSMTTSWLGREDTGLTGKLAAEMPGILNWALDGLARLEAKGHITQPDTSRDAVTTMQDTASPVSAFVRECCETGPTCHAPVDEVWDAWREWAEDSGIRAGTKQILGRNLQSVLPQLRRTKPRGEDGRQVATYAGLTLSSQPRNRLSRGSSRLNPDSEALSRDEPRLTALRAQHDEPTDTAPSTGITGPNVGPCVQCQAPTVRYGRYGNPRCPNCR; translated from the coding sequence ATGACCCTCGCAGCTACGGAGGAGATCCCGGCACCGTCTAATCCGATGGCCGTCGCCCGGTACGTTGCGGCCGACTGGGCCTCCCCGGACGGGGACATGCTGCGCCGCCGCTGGCGCGGCTCGTGGATGCACTGGAACCGCACGCGCTGGACAGAGCTGGACGACCAGCAGGTACGAGCGGAGCTGTACAAGCGACTGGAGCACTGCGTCTACGTCTCCGGCGAGAAAGACGGGCTGCCCATCCTCAGCGACTGGGCCCCAACGAAGCAGAAGATCGGCAACCTGCTCGATGCCCTCTCGGCGCTCACGCTCATGCCGCACGAGGTGGACGCCCCCGCCTGGCTCACCGAGCCCGACAGGCACGGCGACAGCCCGATCGTGGCCTGTGAGAACGGGCTGCTGCGCGTGAGGGACCGGGAACTGCTGCCCCTGAGCCCGGAGTTCTTCAACCTCGTCTCCGTCCCCTACACCTACAACGCGACCGCCACAGCCCCGACCTGGGAACGCTTCCTGCACCAACTGTGGCCCGAGGATCCGCAGTCCATCGAAGCGTTGCAGGAGTGGTTCGGCTACGTCCTGTCCGGACGAACCGACCAGCAGAAGGTCATGCTCATCGTCGGCCCCACCCGCTCCGGAAAGGGCACCATCGCGCGTGTGCTGGCCGAGCTGGTCGGCCGCGGCAACATGGCAGGCCCCACCCTCGCCGGACTGGGCTCGAACTTCGGGCTGTCGTCGCTGCTGGGCAAACCGCTCGCGGTCATCTCCGACGCCCGCCTGTCCGGCAACAACAGTGGCCAGGTCGTGGAGCGGCTGCTGACCATCTCCGGTGAGGACACCATCGACGTGGACCGCAAGTTCCGCGACCCGTGGGTAGGAAAACTCCCCACCCGGTTGATGATCCTCTCCAACGAGCTGCCCAACTTCGGCGACTCCTCCGGAGTCATCGCACGGCGCTTCATCGTCCTCTCCATGACCACGTCGTGGCTGGGCAGGGAGGACACCGGCCTGACGGGCAAGCTCGCCGCGGAGATGCCCGGCATCCTCAACTGGGCCCTGGACGGTCTCGCGCGCCTGGAGGCCAAGGGCCACATCACCCAGCCCGACACCTCCCGGGATGCGGTCACCACCATGCAGGACACCGCATCCCCCGTCTCCGCGTTCGTGCGCGAATGCTGCGAGACCGGACCCACGTGCCACGCGCCCGTGGACGAAGTCTGGGACGCCTGGCGGGAGTGGGCCGAGGACTCCGGAATTCGCGCCGGCACCAAGCAGATCCTGGGCCGCAACCTCCAATCCGTCCTCCCGCAGTTGCGGCGTACGAAGCCGCGTGGCGAAGACGGCCGTCAGGTCGCGACCTACGCGGGACTCACTCTCTCAAGTCAGCCCCGCAATCGTCTGAGTCGCGGCTCATCGCGGCTCAACCCCGATTCTGAGGCTCTGAGCCGCGATGAGCCGCGACTCACAGCACTGCGAGCCCAACATGACGAGCCAACCGACACGGCTCCCAGCACAGGCATCACCGGGCCCAACGTCGGCCCCTGCGTCCAGTGCCAGGCCCCAACCGTCCGCTACGGCCGCTACGGCAACCCCCGCTGCCCCAACTGCCGGTAG
- a CDS encoding DUF6230 family protein — MSEDHTSEDHTIEDDTSEDNGGTPGRGRPPGRTSWRKSAAVAVPGVLAVGAMAVMMAQGAMAATFAVSGTDFKVSSGELRSRGLASYIDVDRSVDGKRHPVSLLAMNDVTLSTICQSTRVKTPLGPVVFRLQAGGDAGPVTASRLVIDGDELTGDSRFGSAQIGRDASSLDSVPGVHGKAGGFGLQVRDVEVSGVKSRAWTATGGDFKLKGMKINLGLDGRECY, encoded by the coding sequence GTGAGCGAGGACCACACGAGCGAAGACCACACGATCGAAGACGACACGAGCGAGGACAACGGAGGAACGCCGGGCCGCGGCAGGCCGCCGGGGCGGACGTCGTGGCGGAAGTCGGCGGCGGTGGCGGTGCCGGGCGTCCTGGCCGTCGGCGCCATGGCGGTGATGATGGCTCAGGGGGCGATGGCGGCGACCTTCGCCGTCTCCGGCACCGACTTCAAGGTGAGTTCGGGGGAGTTGAGGAGCAGGGGGCTGGCCTCGTACATCGACGTGGACCGCTCCGTCGACGGCAAGCGGCATCCCGTGTCCCTGCTCGCCATGAACGACGTGACGCTGTCGACCATCTGTCAGTCCACACGCGTCAAGACCCCCTTGGGTCCCGTGGTCTTCAGGCTTCAGGCGGGCGGGGACGCGGGCCCGGTGACAGCGAGCCGACTCGTCATCGACGGGGACGAGTTGACCGGTGACTCGCGCTTCGGCAGCGCCCAGATAGGGCGGGACGCCTCTTCGCTGGACTCCGTGCCGGGCGTTCACGGCAAGGCCGGAGGGTTCGGGCTTCAGGTACGGGACGTGGAGGTCTCCGGTGTGAAGTCACGCGCGTGGACCGCTACCGGCGGCGACTTCAAACTCAAGGGCATGAAGATCAACCTCGGTCTGGACGGCAGGGAATGCTACTGA
- a CDS encoding DUF6197 family protein, which yields MTMFTTHTASRSPADVDESAALLVGEIERYLAARARATTPPTAHRLVTKSTQQLVDEALGALKRPEPAPQLDGPARILRVLPDRALKALRRRSRPVSVAEHLELTALVIKSYGWSHGTLRSRSGRRCIAGAQTVLHHLGYGDKNTIAAAGRALNAVLNERGQRGPYYEWNDRPGRRRDEVLDLLRTAASTAGRSR from the coding sequence ATGACCATGTTCACCACCCATACGGCAAGCCGCAGTCCGGCCGATGTCGACGAGTCCGCCGCGCTGCTGGTCGGCGAGATCGAGCGGTACCTCGCCGCACGCGCCCGCGCCACCACGCCGCCGACTGCCCACCGGCTCGTCACCAAGTCCACGCAGCAGCTCGTCGACGAGGCCCTCGGAGCCCTCAAGAGGCCCGAACCTGCGCCGCAGTTGGACGGCCCAGCTCGCATCCTGCGTGTCCTGCCCGACCGCGCACTGAAAGCGCTGCGCCGCCGCTCTCGCCCGGTCTCCGTCGCCGAACACCTCGAACTCACCGCGCTCGTCATCAAGAGCTACGGCTGGTCGCACGGCACGCTGCGCTCCCGATCCGGACGGCGCTGCATCGCCGGCGCCCAGACCGTACTCCACCACCTCGGCTACGGCGACAAGAACACCATCGCCGCCGCCGGCCGAGCCCTCAACGCCGTCCTCAACGAGCGCGGACAGCGCGGCCCGTACTACGAGTGGAACGACCGCCCCGGCCGCCGCCGCGACGAGGTCCTCGACCTCCTGCGCACCGCCGCCTCCACCGCAGGGAGGAGCCGATGA
- a CDS encoding carboxymuconolactone decarboxylase family protein, translating to MNDVRPTDPGHPSDEQRPMGPRHPADGDGPRIAPGGRREVGLLTWLFSGAAGLLTGTRPPALFLTLGKHRRLFRGWLMFAGRLMPGGRLPRRETELVILRVAQLCDCAYEFEHHRLLARRARVGPRDVARVVRGPDAEGWSPRERALLTAVDALHHARDLDDETWQRLRDHLDEPSAIEFLLLVGHYEMLATAIGTLRLTPDPPRRGIAGRSRAKP from the coding sequence GTGAACGACGTGCGCCCCACGGACCCGGGCCACCCGTCCGACGAGCAGCGCCCGATGGGACCGCGGCACCCGGCGGACGGCGACGGCCCGCGCATCGCCCCCGGCGGCAGACGCGAAGTCGGCCTGCTCACCTGGCTGTTCAGCGGCGCCGCGGGTCTGCTGACGGGGACCAGGCCGCCCGCCCTGTTCCTCACCCTCGGCAAGCACCGGCGGCTGTTCCGCGGCTGGCTGATGTTCGCCGGGAGGCTGATGCCCGGGGGGCGCCTTCCGCGCCGTGAGACCGAGCTGGTGATCCTGCGCGTCGCCCAACTGTGCGACTGTGCTTACGAGTTCGAGCACCACCGTCTGCTCGCACGCCGGGCGCGGGTCGGCCCCCGCGACGTCGCACGCGTCGTACGCGGCCCGGACGCCGAGGGATGGTCACCGCGCGAACGCGCCCTGCTGACCGCCGTCGACGCGCTGCACCACGCACGCGACCTCGACGACGAGACCTGGCAGCGGCTGCGCGATCACCTGGACGAGCCTTCCGCGATCGAATTCCTGCTGCTCGTCGGACACTACGAAATGCTGGCCACGGCTATCGGCACGCTCCGCCTGACGCCCGACCCGCCACGACGCGGCATCGCGGGCCGCAGCCGCGCGAAACCCTGA